One segment of Coriobacteriia bacterium DNA contains the following:
- a CDS encoding YidC/Oxa1 family membrane protein insertase: protein MNWYWWNQFQQLIFYALLYLKGITGDWGMAIILLTVALRLVLTPLTWKQTKSMVELQRIQPKIKELQEKYKDDKEKLQEETLKFYSENKVNPFGGCLPLLLQMPVLFALYGVLGTREPAFMLKYLEAHHEIGTFYHIIPNVAKTPQMIWNTHNYVAAIPYILLVILFGVSVWLPQALMPGDKQQKQIGGFMAIFMLYFGWVSPAGVLLYWDISSIWGLAQQQITMTVTKRELAALEPAPTPGKKKKASASPQAEAAVAEKKPSNKKSNKS, encoded by the coding sequence GTGAACTGGTACTGGTGGAATCAATTCCAACAGTTGATCTTTTACGCGCTTCTGTACTTGAAGGGGATTACTGGCGACTGGGGCATGGCGATCATACTGCTCACCGTCGCGCTTCGTCTCGTGCTGACGCCGCTGACCTGGAAGCAGACTAAGTCCATGGTCGAGCTTCAGCGAATCCAGCCCAAGATCAAAGAACTTCAAGAGAAGTACAAGGATGACAAAGAGAAGCTCCAAGAGGAGACCCTCAAGTTCTACTCGGAGAACAAAGTAAACCCGTTCGGCGGATGTCTTCCGTTGCTGCTCCAGATGCCAGTGCTTTTCGCGCTATACGGCGTTCTGGGCACCCGCGAGCCCGCGTTCATGCTTAAGTACCTTGAGGCCCACCACGAGATCGGCACGTTCTACCATATTATTCCAAACGTTGCCAAAACGCCGCAGATGATTTGGAACACGCACAACTACGTGGCGGCGATCCCCTACATTCTCCTTGTCATCCTCTTCGGGGTCAGCGTCTGGCTCCCACAAGCCTTGATGCCAGGCGACAAGCAGCAGAAGCAGATCGGTGGCTTCATGGCCATCTTCATGCTGTACTTCGGCTGGGTCTCCCCTGCCGGTGTTCTCCTCTATTGGGACATCTCCAGCATTTGGGGTCTCGCGCAGCAGCAGATCACCATGACTGTGACGAAGCGGGAACTGGCCGCGCTCGAGCCAGCTCCGACACCAGGCAAGAAGAAGAAGGCAAGCGCTTCGCCCCAGGCTGAGGCCGCTGTCGCCGAGAAGAAGCCTTCCAACAAGAAATCGAACAAGAGCTAG
- the yidD gene encoding membrane protein insertion efficiency factor YidD yields the protein MLLIIGYRRFISPAFPPSCRFTPTCSAYALTSIERYGVIKGGWLAVKRIGRCHPWNPGGYDPVP from the coding sequence ATGCTGCTCATCATCGGGTATCGAAGGTTCATCTCGCCGGCATTCCCGCCTTCTTGCAGGTTTACGCCGACGTGCTCGGCATATGCGCTAACATCTATCGAACGCTACGGAGTCATTAAGGGGGGTTGGCTAGCCGTGAAGCGAATCGGCAGATGCCACCCCTGGAATCCCGGCGGATATGATCCCGTCCCCTAG
- the jag gene encoding RNA-binding cell elongation regulator Jag/EloR has product MLTECVKVAASVAEAVDAALEELGVQQDAVEYEVLAEPGHKVFGLGADREAKVRVWLKRSYLASLEAASAEAADEGAAESPMPVELRTDSTEELSDEDLDKVADTAVTALQTVLSLFGIEGSSIEEYEGDEGEIILDVVGGDLALLIGRHGRTLDALQALVSAITNRQLGFRYPVVVDVEGYRHRRRQKIEDIALRAADRASRQHIPVRLRPMTAYERRVVHVALRDDRRISTASEGEDPFRMVVISPK; this is encoded by the coding sequence ATGCTGACGGAGTGCGTGAAAGTGGCGGCAAGCGTCGCCGAGGCTGTGGACGCTGCTCTAGAAGAGCTTGGTGTTCAGCAGGATGCCGTGGAGTACGAAGTTCTAGCCGAGCCGGGGCACAAGGTTTTCGGACTTGGCGCCGACCGCGAAGCCAAGGTGAGGGTCTGGCTGAAGCGCTCGTACCTCGCGTCGCTGGAGGCGGCGTCTGCAGAAGCCGCCGATGAGGGGGCCGCCGAATCGCCCATGCCCGTCGAGTTGCGTACGGATTCCACTGAAGAGTTGAGCGACGAGGATCTGGACAAGGTCGCAGATACCGCTGTGACTGCTTTGCAGACCGTCCTGAGCCTCTTCGGCATCGAAGGAAGCAGCATCGAAGAGTATGAAGGCGACGAAGGCGAGATCATCCTTGATGTTGTCGGTGGAGACCTGGCTCTCCTGATCGGGCGACACGGACGCACCTTGGATGCATTGCAGGCGCTGGTTTCGGCAATCACCAACCGCCAATTGGGTTTCCGGTATCCGGTCGTCGTCGATGTCGAGGGGTACCGTCATCGGCGCCGACAGAAGATTGAGGACATTGCTCTCCGCGCGGCCGACAGGGCTTCCCGGCAGCATATCCCAGTTCGGCTTCGCCCGATGACCGCTTACGAGCGTCGCGTAGTACACGTCGCGCTCCGCGACGATCGCAGAATCTCGACGGCAAGCGAGGGCGAAGATCCTTTCCGCATGGTGGTTATCTCCCCCAAGTAG